In Silene latifolia isolate original U9 population chromosome 3, ASM4854445v1, whole genome shotgun sequence, a single window of DNA contains:
- the LOC141647559 gene encoding xyloglucan endotransglucosylase protein 2-like, translating into MGFEKRMLPWIVLLVAISASGVNGAAPKKPVNVPFGRNYVPTWAFDHIKYFNGGSDIQLTLDNHTGTGFQSKGSYLFGHFSMHIKMVGGDSAGTVTAFYLSSQNKEHDEIDFEFLGNRTGQPYILQTNVFTGGKGDREQRIYLWFDPTKEYHSYSILWNLYQIVFFVDDTPIRVFKNCKNLGVKFPFDQPMKLYSSLWNADDWATRGGLEKTDWSKAPFVASYRGFHIDGCEASVNAKYCATQGKKWWDQKEFQDLDRQQYRMLRRVRTRYTIYNYCKDKVRYSKVPPECRVDRDLF; encoded by the exons ATGGGGTTTGAGAAAAGGATGCTTCCTTGGATAGTTCTTCTGGTTGCGATCAGTGCAAGTGGAGTAAATGGAGCAGCGCCAAAGAAGCCGGTAAATGTACCATTTGGACGAAACTATGTTCCGACATGGGCATTTGACCACATCAAGTACTTCAATGGGGGCTCTGATATTCAGCTTACACttgacaaccacactg GTACGGGGTTCCAGTCTAAAGGCTCGTATCTATTCGGCCATTTTAGCATGCATATCAAAATGGTGGGAGGAGACTCGGCCGGGACTGTGACTGCTTTCTAT CTTTCATCTCAAAACAAAGAGCATGATGAAATAGATTTCGAGTTCTTGGGGAATAGAACAGGACAGCCGTACATATTACAGACCAATGTGTTCACAGGAGGAAAGGGGGACCGAGAACAAAGAATTTATCTTTGGTTTGATCCTACCAAAGAGTATCACTCCTACTCCATCCTCTGGAATCTTTATCAGATTGT ATTCTTTGTGGATGACACACCAATAAGGGTGTTCAAGAACTGCAAGAACTTAGGAGTTAAGTTCCCGTTTGACCAGCCGATGAAGCTATACTCGAGTCTATGGAATGCCGATGATTGGGCGACTAGAGGCGGGCTAGAGAAGACAGACTGGTCCAAGGCCCCTTTTGTAGCCTCTTACCGGGGCTTCCATATAGACGGCTGTGAGGCATCCGTGAATGCCAAGTATTGTGCTACTCAAGGGAAGAAATGGTGGGATCAGAAAGAATTCCAAGACCTGGATAGACAGCAGTATAGGATGCTTAGGCGAGTGCGCACCAGATACACTATCTATAACTATTGTAAGGATAAAGTTCGGTATTCTAAAGTCCCGCCGGAATGCCGAGTTGATAGAGATCTCTTTTGA
- the LOC141647558 gene encoding serine/threonine-protein kinase STY13 isoform X1, whose amino-acid sequence MSGENGGGVCRGGNRNPVPRNGSIVGTSKTPSQLTIDEGLLVDPKLLFIGSKIGEGAHGKVYEGRYRDRIVAIKVLNRGSTFDEKAVLESRFIREVNMMSRVKHENLVKFIGACKDPLMVIVTELLPGLSLRKYLTSLRPNQLELDVVLSYALDIARAMDCLHANGIIHRDLKPDNLLLTANQKSVKLADFGLAREETLTEMMTAETGTYRWMAPELYSTVTLRQGEKKHYNNRVDVYSFGIVLWELLTNRMPFEGMSNLQAAYAAAFKQERPIIPEDIAPDLVFIMQSCWVEDPNLRPSFSQIIRMLNAFVFTLTPPPPSEPPPKSDDNQAASTSNGTITEFSSRAKGKFSFIRQLFAATKRTRNLQ is encoded by the exons ATGAGTGGGGAGAATGGTGGTGGAGTTTGTAGAGGGGGTAACCGGAACCCGGTACCGCGAAACGGGTCGATCGTTGGAACTTCAAAGACACCATCACAGTTGACAATTGATGAGGGTTTGTTGGTTGACCCAAAGTTGTTGTTTATAGGGTCTAAGATTGGGGAGGGTGCTCATGGCAAGGTTTATGAAGGAAG ATATCGTGACAGAATCGTTGCTATTAAAGTTCTTAATCGTGGGAGTACCTTTGATGAAAAAGCTGTCCTTGAAAGTCGGTTTATACGGGAAGTTAACATGATGTCTAGAGTTAAACATGAGAATCTCGTCAAG TTTATTGGGGCGTGCAAGGATCCATTGATGGTTATAGTTACAGAATTATTACCTGGCCTATCACTGCGGAAGTATTTAACTAGTCTTCGACCAAACCAATTAGAATTGGATGTGGTGCTGAGCTATGCTCTTGACATTGCAAGAGCCATGGATTGTCTTCATGCAAATGGGATCATACACCGAGATCTAAAACCTG ATAATTTGCTACTTACAGCTAATCAGAAGTCGGTGAAGCTAGCAGATTTTGGTCTTGCCAGAGAAGAAACGCTAACTGAAATGATGACTGCAGAAACCGGGACATACCGTTGGATGGCACCTGAG TTGTACAGCACTGTCACTTTGCGCCAAGGAGAAAAAAAGCATTACAACAACAGGGTAGATGTGTACAGTTTCGGGATTGTGTTGTGGGAGTTATTGACTAATCGAATGCCTTTCGAGGGAATGTCTAACTTACAAGCTGCATATGCTGCAGCCTTTAAG CAAGAGAGGCCTATTATCCCGGAAGATATTGCTCCAGATCTTGTTTTCATCATGCAGTCTTGTTGGGTCGAGGACCCTAACTTGCGGCCTAGCTTCAGCCAGATTATTCGTATGCTCAATGCTTTTGTCTTTACCCTCACACCGCCACCTCCATCAGAGCCGCCACCTAAGTCTGACGACAATCAGGCAGCTTCAACAAGTAACGGCACAATTACAGAATTCTCATCTCGAGCAAAGGGTAAATTTTCTTTCATTCGCCAACTGTTTGCCGCTACTAAGAGGACAAGGAACTTGCAATGA
- the LOC141647558 gene encoding serine/threonine-protein kinase STY13 isoform X2: protein MRISSRQFIGACKDPLMVIVTELLPGLSLRKYLTSLRPNQLELDVVLSYALDIARAMDCLHANGIIHRDLKPDNLLLTANQKSVKLADFGLAREETLTEMMTAETGTYRWMAPELYSTVTLRQGEKKHYNNRVDVYSFGIVLWELLTNRMPFEGMSNLQAAYAAAFKQERPIIPEDIAPDLVFIMQSCWVEDPNLRPSFSQIIRMLNAFVFTLTPPPPSEPPPKSDDNQAASTSNGTITEFSSRAKGKFSFIRQLFAATKRTRNLQ, encoded by the exons ATGAGAATCTCGTCAAGGCAG TTTATTGGGGCGTGCAAGGATCCATTGATGGTTATAGTTACAGAATTATTACCTGGCCTATCACTGCGGAAGTATTTAACTAGTCTTCGACCAAACCAATTAGAATTGGATGTGGTGCTGAGCTATGCTCTTGACATTGCAAGAGCCATGGATTGTCTTCATGCAAATGGGATCATACACCGAGATCTAAAACCTG ATAATTTGCTACTTACAGCTAATCAGAAGTCGGTGAAGCTAGCAGATTTTGGTCTTGCCAGAGAAGAAACGCTAACTGAAATGATGACTGCAGAAACCGGGACATACCGTTGGATGGCACCTGAG TTGTACAGCACTGTCACTTTGCGCCAAGGAGAAAAAAAGCATTACAACAACAGGGTAGATGTGTACAGTTTCGGGATTGTGTTGTGGGAGTTATTGACTAATCGAATGCCTTTCGAGGGAATGTCTAACTTACAAGCTGCATATGCTGCAGCCTTTAAG CAAGAGAGGCCTATTATCCCGGAAGATATTGCTCCAGATCTTGTTTTCATCATGCAGTCTTGTTGGGTCGAGGACCCTAACTTGCGGCCTAGCTTCAGCCAGATTATTCGTATGCTCAATGCTTTTGTCTTTACCCTCACACCGCCACCTCCATCAGAGCCGCCACCTAAGTCTGACGACAATCAGGCAGCTTCAACAAGTAACGGCACAATTACAGAATTCTCATCTCGAGCAAAGGGTAAATTTTCTTTCATTCGCCAACTGTTTGCCGCTACTAAGAGGACAAGGAACTTGCAATGA